The following are encoded together in the Rhizobium tumorigenes genome:
- a CDS encoding DUF3422 family protein — protein sequence MSKRSFSFPSAEIRAKAIGEIHSRPYTLLALPRVVFQIAFLTEANFTADHAILTDLSLGQGVPAPAADSSHHTMTWGGGMLRWERHTEFSTYFWDTPAPAKFGGDIPINPFGSRFVAPGPFISGVRIEIRPAIEVSVDVIENFDLTSLCQSTVADGKATIVTDFRQDGDGLTKFLILDRGMTDAARGMLTQRILDIETYRTLAMMGLPLAQTLSPEIRQIENSFTAITQGMKQHARDEADAMLAEITRLAAELEANAALSLYRFGASRAYYDIVLDRVAMLAEKGLPGNETLGAFLQRRLAPAMRTCQSVEVRQANLSSKLARASGLLRSWIDVDLQKFNTEILASMDKRAHLQLRLQQTVEGLSVAAISYYVIGLVGYLAKVIHAIGLDISSDTLTGASVPFVIVGVWLTVRRIRSRHSDDPMRASNKPRSIN from the coding sequence GTGTCGAAGCGCAGTTTTTCCTTCCCCAGTGCCGAGATTCGCGCAAAGGCGATCGGTGAGATCCACTCCAGGCCCTATACGCTGCTCGCACTTCCGCGCGTCGTTTTCCAGATTGCCTTCCTGACGGAAGCAAATTTCACTGCCGACCACGCAATCCTCACGGATCTGTCGCTGGGGCAGGGTGTTCCGGCTCCTGCTGCCGATTCCAGCCATCATACGATGACCTGGGGTGGCGGCATGTTGCGCTGGGAGCGTCATACGGAATTCTCGACCTATTTCTGGGACACCCCGGCTCCCGCGAAATTCGGCGGTGATATCCCGATCAATCCTTTTGGATCCCGCTTTGTCGCGCCGGGGCCGTTCATCTCCGGTGTCCGCATCGAGATCCGGCCTGCCATAGAGGTATCGGTGGATGTGATCGAGAATTTCGACCTGACCAGTCTCTGTCAGAGCACCGTGGCGGACGGCAAGGCGACGATCGTGACCGACTTCCGCCAGGATGGCGATGGCCTCACCAAGTTCCTGATCCTCGACCGGGGCATGACGGATGCCGCACGTGGCATGCTCACCCAGCGTATCCTCGATATCGAGACCTATCGCACGTTGGCGATGATGGGTTTGCCACTTGCGCAGACCCTTTCCCCCGAGATCCGCCAGATCGAGAACAGCTTCACCGCCATCACCCAGGGCATGAAGCAGCACGCGCGTGACGAAGCAGATGCGATGCTCGCCGAGATCACCCGCCTTGCTGCCGAACTGGAGGCAAATGCGGCTCTGAGCCTCTATCGATTCGGAGCCAGCCGCGCCTATTACGACATCGTCCTTGATCGTGTCGCCATGCTGGCGGAGAAGGGGCTTCCCGGCAACGAGACGCTTGGCGCCTTCCTGCAACGGCGCCTGGCGCCGGCCATGCGAACATGCCAGTCCGTGGAAGTGCGGCAGGCCAACCTCTCGAGCAAACTGGCGCGCGCCAGCGGCCTGCTGCGCAGCTGGATCGACGTCGACCTGCAGAAGTTCAACACCGAAATTCTGGCATCTATGGACAAGCGGGCGCATCTGCAGCTGCGCTTGCAGCAAACGGTGGAAGGCCTGTCGGTGGCGGCCATTTCCTATTACGTCATCGGCCTGGTCGGCTATCTCGCCAAGGTCATCCACGCCATCGGTCTCGATATTTCGTCCGATACGCTGACGGGTGCCTCAGTGCCGTTCGTGATCGTCGGTGTCTGGCTTACGGTCCGGCGCATCCGGAGCCGGCATAGCGATGATCCCATGCGTGCATCAAACAAACCTCGCTCCATCAACTGA
- a CDS encoding DUF3072 domain-containing protein, producing the protein MIDEHNPKTNPDPSSNTEKDPDDWVTGDEPMTGAQKSYLKTLTEQAHEPDAFSEELSKAEASKRIDEIKSRMQK; encoded by the coding sequence ATGATAGACGAACACAATCCTAAGACCAATCCGGATCCTTCTTCCAACACGGAGAAGGATCCGGACGACTGGGTCACCGGCGACGAACCTATGACCGGAGCGCAAAAGTCCTATTTGAAAACGTTGACGGAACAGGCGCACGAGCCGGATGCTTTTTCCGAAGAGCTCTCCAAGGCGGAAGCGTCCAAGCGTATCGACGAGATCAAGAGCCGGATGCAGAAATAA
- a CDS encoding aldo/keto reductase, with amino-acid sequence MKTRKLGTELTVSAIGLGCMGMSHAYGGQDEQDAIRTLHRAVEIGVTFFDTAEVYGPFANEILVGKGLRSVRDKVTIATKFGFRIDPAKTDSQAMSGLDSRPEHVREVAEASLKRLGVEVIDLFYQHRPDPEVPIEDTAGAVADLIKAGKVRAFGLSEASAEHIRRAHAVQPVSALQSEYSLWTRDPEGEILDTCRELNIGFVPFSPLGRGFLTGKIQNTSEFGEGDFRKNLPRFEADNMAANLALVKLVEEMAAEKGATAAQLALAWVLAKGDFIVPIPGARKITHLEQNAAAADLVLTADDVTRLDHMLSPDKIAGARYGKPAAWNAKR; translated from the coding sequence ATGAAGACCCGCAAACTCGGAACCGAACTCACCGTCTCGGCCATCGGCCTCGGCTGCATGGGCATGAGCCATGCCTATGGTGGTCAGGACGAGCAAGATGCCATCCGCACCCTGCACCGCGCCGTCGAGATCGGCGTCACCTTCTTCGACACCGCAGAGGTCTACGGCCCCTTTGCCAACGAAATCCTCGTTGGCAAAGGCCTCAGGAGCGTCCGCGACAAGGTCACCATTGCCACCAAATTCGGCTTCAGGATCGATCCTGCGAAGACGGATTCGCAGGCCATGTCCGGACTCGACAGCCGGCCGGAGCATGTGCGCGAGGTGGCGGAGGCTTCGTTGAAGCGCCTCGGCGTCGAAGTGATCGATCTGTTCTACCAGCACCGCCCCGACCCGGAAGTACCGATCGAGGACACCGCCGGTGCCGTGGCCGATCTCATCAAGGCCGGCAAGGTGCGCGCCTTCGGCCTCTCGGAAGCGAGCGCCGAGCATATCCGTCGCGCCCATGCCGTGCAGCCCGTTTCGGCGCTACAGAGCGAGTATTCGCTCTGGACCCGCGATCCCGAAGGGGAGATCCTCGATACGTGCCGCGAACTTAACATCGGTTTCGTACCGTTCAGCCCCCTTGGACGCGGCTTTCTGACAGGCAAAATCCAAAACACCTCCGAGTTCGGGGAAGGCGACTTCCGCAAGAACCTGCCACGCTTCGAAGCCGACAACATGGCTGCCAACCTGGCGCTCGTGAAGCTCGTGGAGGAGATGGCAGCTGAAAAGGGAGCCACTGCCGCGCAGCTGGCGCTCGCCTGGGTTCTGGCCAAGGGCGATTTCATCGTGCCCATTCCCGGCGCCCGCAAGATCACCCATCTCGAGCAGAACGCGGCTGCCGCCGATCTCGTTCTGACGGCGGACGACGTGACGAGACTGGATCACATGCTGTCGCCGGACAAGATCGCAGGGGCGCGCTATGGCAAACCTGCGGCCTGGAATGCAAAGCGCTGA